A part of Tardiphaga sp. vice304 genomic DNA contains:
- the nthA gene encoding nitrile hydratase subunit alpha gives MSGHDHHHDHEHSELSETELRVRALESILTEKGYVDPAALDELIQTYETKVGPRNGARVIARAWSDPEYRARLLADATPAILEFGYAGRQGEHIVAVENTPDLHNMVVCTLCSCYPWPVLGLPPVWYKAAPYRSRAVKDPRGVLKDFDVTLPEGTRIKVWDSTAEIRYLVVPQRPAGTEGMSEEELVGLVTRDSMIGTGLALSPAGVA, from the coding sequence ATGTCCGGTCACGATCATCACCACGACCACGAGCATTCCGAACTGTCGGAGACCGAGCTGCGCGTGCGCGCGCTGGAAAGCATTCTGACCGAGAAGGGCTATGTCGATCCCGCCGCACTCGACGAATTGATCCAGACCTACGAGACCAAGGTCGGCCCGCGCAACGGCGCGCGCGTGATCGCGCGGGCCTGGAGCGATCCGGAATATCGCGCGCGGCTGCTGGCCGATGCCACGCCGGCGATCCTCGAATTCGGCTATGCCGGCCGGCAGGGCGAGCACATCGTCGCGGTCGAGAACACGCCGGACCTGCACAACATGGTCGTGTGCACCCTATGCTCGTGTTACCCGTGGCCGGTGCTCGGCCTGCCACCGGTCTGGTACAAGGCCGCACCCTATCGCTCGCGCGCGGTGAAGGATCCGCGCGGCGTGCTGAAGGATTTCGATGTCACGCTGCCCGAAGGCACCAGGATCAAGGTGTGGGATTCCACCGCGGAGATCCGTTACCTCGTGGTGCCGCAGCGCCCTGCCGGCACCGAGGGCATGAGCGAGGAAGAGCTTGTCGGTCTCGTCACCCGCGACAGCATGATCGGCACCGGGCTAGCGCTCTCGCCCGCCGGGGTGGCGTAA
- a CDS encoding glycerate kinase type-2 family protein — protein MSFDPRALLRQMFDAAIEAAQPSHCIPPHLPKTPKGRLIVLGAGKASAAMARAVEDHWSGEMSGLVVTRYGYAVPCERIEIVEASHPVPDAAGLAAAKRIRDIAVAAGPGDTVLCLISGGGSSLLALPAEGITLEDKQAVNRALLKSGATISEMNCVRRHLSDIKGGRLAALAYPAKVVTLLISDVPGDVEADIASGPTVADVTTCADALAIVTRYGIDLPAAVRDTLESGRGETVKPADPLIAGVETHLIATPQMALEAAAAVAREAGMPVHILGDSIEGEAGDVGTVLAGIVKQVAKRGQPFKAPCVLLSGGETTVTVRGHGRGGRNVEFLLSFGVTLDGLADIWALAGDTDGVDGIEETAGAILTPDTLARASAAGIKPRQALADNDGHGFFGALGDAVVTGPTLTNVNDFRAVIIGRPDTK, from the coding sequence ATGAGCTTCGACCCACGTGCCCTGTTGCGACAGATGTTTGATGCGGCGATCGAGGCGGCCCAGCCGTCGCATTGCATCCCGCCTCATCTGCCTAAAACGCCGAAAGGACGATTGATCGTCCTCGGCGCCGGCAAGGCGTCCGCCGCAATGGCGCGTGCGGTCGAAGATCATTGGTCCGGCGAAATGTCCGGGCTGGTCGTCACCCGCTACGGCTATGCCGTCCCGTGCGAGCGGATCGAGATCGTCGAAGCCTCGCATCCGGTTCCCGATGCTGCCGGCCTCGCGGCCGCAAAGCGGATCCGCGACATCGCGGTGGCGGCGGGGCCGGGTGACACCGTGCTGTGTCTGATCTCCGGTGGCGGCTCCTCGCTGCTGGCACTGCCGGCCGAAGGCATCACCCTGGAAGACAAGCAGGCGGTCAACCGCGCGCTGCTGAAGTCGGGCGCGACCATCTCGGAAATGAACTGCGTCCGCCGCCATCTGTCGGACATCAAGGGCGGCCGTCTTGCCGCGTTGGCCTATCCAGCCAAGGTGGTGACGCTGCTGATCTCGGACGTGCCCGGCGACGTCGAGGCCGACATCGCTTCCGGTCCAACTGTCGCCGACGTAACGACCTGCGCCGATGCGCTCGCCATCGTTACGCGTTACGGCATCGACCTGCCGGCCGCCGTTCGCGACACGCTGGAGAGCGGCCGCGGCGAAACGGTGAAGCCGGCCGATCCGCTGATCGCCGGCGTTGAGACCCATCTGATCGCGACGCCGCAGATGGCTTTGGAAGCCGCCGCCGCCGTGGCGCGCGAAGCCGGCATGCCGGTGCATATTCTGGGCGATTCCATCGAAGGCGAAGCAGGGGACGTAGGCACGGTATTGGCCGGCATCGTCAAGCAGGTCGCGAAGCGCGGCCAACCCTTCAAAGCGCCCTGCGTGCTATTGTCCGGCGGCGAGACGACGGTGACGGTCCGCGGCCATGGGCGCGGCGGCCGCAATGTTGAATTTCTGCTGTCGTTTGGCGTGACCCTCGACGGGCTGGCCGACATCTGGGCGCTGGCCGGCGACACCGACGGCGTCGATGGCATCGAAGAAACCGCCGGCGCGATCCTGACGCCGGATACGCTCGCGCGCGCCTCGGCTGCCGGCATCAAGCCGAGGCAGGCGCTCGCCGACAATGACGGTCACGGTTTTTTCGGCGCGCTCGGTGACGCCGTCGTCACCGGGCCGACGCTGACCAATGTCAACGATTTCCGCGCGGTCATCATAGGCCGACCGGACACGAAGTGA
- the garD gene encoding galactarate dehydratase — MTKAVNPDELATPRYIRIDPRDNVAIVVNDFGLPAKTRFPDGLELRDFVPQGHKVALVDIAEGDAVRRYNEIIGTAIRPIFAGEWVDESRISMPEARELDHLELATAVPAAQPPLEGYTFEGFRNPDGSVGTKNVLAISMSVQCVAGTVDYAVKRIKEELLPKYPNVDDVVALSHNYGCGVAINAPMAIVPIRTLQNIAKNANFGGEAMVVSLGCEKLAPERLLPLDTDGSIVRMQDEAFDGFTAIVDSIMAMAEARLEVLNKRQRETCPASDLIVGLQCGGSDAFSGVTANPAVGFAADLLVRAGAKVMFSEVTEVRDAIHLLTRRAIDEEVGRALIREMKWYDDYLAKGEVDRSANTTPGNKKGGLANIVEKSLGSIVKSGSTAIVDVLSPGERIRKAGMTFAATPASDFICGTLQLASGMTLQVFTSGRGTPYGLAAAPVIKVATRTELANRWKDLVDFDAGRIATGEKTIEETGWDLFKLILDVASGRTKVWSDKWGIHNSLTLFNPGPVT, encoded by the coding sequence ATGACCAAAGCCGTGAATCCAGACGAACTGGCGACGCCCCGCTACATCAGGATCGACCCCCGCGACAACGTGGCGATCGTCGTCAATGATTTCGGCTTGCCGGCGAAGACGCGTTTTCCGGATGGCCTGGAGCTGCGTGATTTCGTTCCACAGGGTCACAAGGTCGCGCTGGTCGACATCGCCGAAGGCGATGCGGTCCGCCGCTACAACGAAATCATCGGCACCGCGATCCGCCCGATTTTCGCCGGCGAATGGGTCGACGAGTCCCGCATCTCCATGCCGGAGGCGCGCGAACTTGATCACCTCGAACTCGCCACCGCGGTGCCCGCGGCGCAGCCGCCGCTCGAGGGCTACACCTTCGAGGGCTTCCGCAATCCCGACGGTTCGGTTGGCACCAAGAACGTGCTGGCGATCAGCATGAGCGTGCAATGCGTTGCCGGCACCGTCGATTATGCGGTCAAGCGGATCAAGGAGGAACTGCTTCCGAAGTATCCGAATGTGGATGATGTCGTCGCACTCTCGCACAATTACGGCTGTGGCGTCGCCATCAATGCGCCGATGGCGATCGTGCCGATCCGTACCCTGCAGAACATCGCGAAGAACGCGAATTTCGGCGGCGAAGCGATGGTCGTCAGCCTCGGCTGCGAGAAGCTGGCGCCGGAGCGCCTGCTACCGCTGGATACGGATGGCAGCATCGTCCGCATGCAGGACGAAGCGTTCGATGGCTTTACTGCCATTGTCGATTCGATCATGGCAATGGCCGAAGCGCGGCTCGAAGTTCTCAACAAGCGCCAACGCGAGACCTGTCCCGCTTCGGATCTGATCGTCGGCCTTCAGTGCGGCGGCTCTGATGCATTTTCCGGCGTCACGGCCAATCCGGCCGTCGGCTTTGCCGCCGATCTGTTGGTGCGCGCCGGCGCCAAAGTGATGTTCTCAGAAGTGACCGAGGTGCGCGATGCAATTCATCTGCTGACGCGCCGCGCCATCGACGAGGAGGTCGGCCGAGCGCTCATCCGCGAGATGAAATGGTATGACGATTACCTGGCAAAGGGGGAGGTCGACCGCAGCGCCAACACGACGCCCGGCAACAAGAAGGGCGGCCTCGCCAACATCGTCGAGAAGTCGCTCGGCTCGATCGTCAAGTCCGGCTCGACCGCCATCGTCGACGTGCTGTCACCCGGCGAGCGCATCCGAAAGGCGGGCATGACCTTCGCGGCGACGCCCGCCAGCGACTTCATCTGCGGCACGCTGCAACTCGCCTCCGGCATGACGCTGCAGGTGTTCACCAGCGGACGCGGCACGCCCTATGGCCTGGCCGCCGCACCGGTGATCAAGGTGGCCACGCGTACCGAGCTGGCCAACCGCTGGAAGGATCTGGTCGATTTCGACGCCGGCCGCATCGCCACCGGCGAGAAGACGATCGAGGAAACCGGTTGGGACCTGTTCAAACTAATTCTCGACGTCGCCAGCGGACGCACGAAAGTCTGGTCCGACAAGTGGGGTATTCACAACAGCCTCACTTTGTTCAATCCCGGCCCGGTGACCTGA
- a CDS encoding FAD-binding and (Fe-S)-binding domain-containing protein yields MAKASRKATIVRSSAADSALAARLSREISGDVFFDPFTRGRYATDASFYQIVPFGVVVPRSIDEALRALAICHDDGRIVTPRGGGTSQCGQTVNDGIVIDFSKHLNRLISVDVANRTCVVEPGIVLDDLNRQLKKHGLWFPVDVSTASRATIGGMAGNNSCGGRSLRYGTMRDNTIAMDAALADGTLLHFGDVNAGDDGPALFRDMLALGEREAAEIAERFPKVQRRVGGYNLDALVPKNTANNMAHLLVGSEGTLAFTTQVELKLWPLIGNKVLGVCHFGSFYEAMDATQHLVRLKPIAVELVDRTMLALGRDIAMFKPIIGTAVRGDPDAVLIVEFAEEDASDNIAKLKQLGELMGELGFGWDNSQRKWGGVVEITQPALQTGIAEFRAAGLNVMMSMKQEGKPVSFIEDCAVPLPHLADYTERLTAIFAKHGTTGTMYAHASEGCLHVRPVLNLKLDKDVHAMRAIAEETFAMVRDYKGSHSGEHGDGLVRSEFHAQMFGERIVNDFAEVKRRFDPRNILNPGKIVDPPKMDDRSLFRYPPGYRIDGLQTELDWSAWPGAGGGFQGAVEMCNNNGACRKLEGGVMCPSYRATRDEKDVTRGRANTLRLAISGQLGPDALSSDAMADTLELCVSCKACRHECPTGVDMAKMKIEVLAARVKKHGLTLRDRLVGYLPHYAGLAARIAPLANARNQRPWLRRLLERTAGISAKRDLPAWRRDVFAPEAEAVGPADGREVVLFADTFNRAYERENIDAAIQVLVAGGYRVHLPKPADDGRALCCGRTFLSAGLVDHARAELDRLVATYAPFAERGVPIVGLEPSCLLTLRDELLSLRSDDAAKRVSAQALLFEEFLVSEAEAGRLQLPLHAIADKALLHGHCHQKSFGAFKPVEQILRLIPGLQVESIESSCCGMAGAFGYGADTYEVSMQMAEASLLPAVRRADAATLIVADGTSCRHQIKDGASRQAMHVARVLAMSLDSAAPRP; encoded by the coding sequence TATGCCACCGACGCCTCGTTCTACCAGATCGTCCCGTTTGGCGTCGTTGTGCCCCGCAGCATCGACGAGGCGCTGCGCGCGCTGGCAATCTGCCACGACGATGGCCGCATCGTCACCCCGCGCGGCGGCGGCACCTCGCAATGCGGCCAGACCGTCAATGACGGCATCGTCATCGACTTCTCGAAACACCTCAACAGACTGATCTCGGTCGATGTTGCGAACCGCACCTGTGTCGTCGAACCCGGCATAGTGCTCGACGACCTCAACCGCCAGCTCAAAAAGCACGGCCTGTGGTTTCCGGTCGACGTTTCCACCGCGTCGCGCGCGACGATCGGCGGGATGGCCGGCAACAATTCCTGCGGCGGCCGATCGCTGCGCTATGGCACGATGCGCGACAACACGATCGCCATGGACGCAGCGCTGGCTGACGGCACGCTGCTGCATTTCGGCGACGTGAATGCCGGCGATGACGGCCCTGCTTTGTTTCGCGACATGCTGGCATTGGGCGAGCGCGAGGCCGCCGAAATCGCCGAACGCTTTCCCAAAGTGCAGCGCCGCGTCGGCGGCTACAATCTCGACGCGCTGGTACCGAAGAACACCGCCAACAACATGGCGCATCTTCTGGTCGGCTCCGAGGGCACGCTGGCCTTCACCACGCAGGTCGAACTGAAACTGTGGCCCCTGATCGGCAACAAGGTACTCGGCGTCTGCCACTTCGGCAGCTTCTACGAGGCGATGGACGCCACGCAGCATCTGGTCAGACTGAAGCCGATCGCGGTCGAACTGGTCGACCGCACCATGCTGGCGCTCGGCCGCGACATCGCGATGTTCAAGCCGATCATCGGCACCGCGGTGCGCGGCGATCCGGATGCGGTGCTCATCGTCGAATTCGCCGAAGAGGATGCCAGCGACAACATCGCGAAACTGAAGCAGCTTGGCGAACTGATGGGCGAGCTCGGTTTCGGCTGGGACAATTCCCAGCGCAAATGGGGCGGCGTGGTCGAGATCACGCAGCCGGCGCTGCAGACCGGCATTGCCGAATTCCGCGCCGCCGGGCTCAACGTGATGATGTCGATGAAACAGGAGGGCAAGCCGGTCTCCTTCATCGAGGACTGCGCCGTGCCGCTGCCGCATCTCGCCGACTACACCGAGCGCCTGACCGCCATCTTTGCGAAACACGGCACCACCGGCACGATGTACGCGCACGCCTCGGAAGGCTGCCTGCATGTTCGCCCGGTGCTCAATTTGAAGCTCGACAAGGACGTCCACGCGATGCGCGCGATCGCTGAGGAGACGTTCGCGATGGTGCGGGACTACAAGGGCTCGCATTCCGGCGAGCATGGCGACGGGCTGGTGCGTTCGGAATTCCACGCGCAGATGTTCGGCGAGCGCATCGTCAACGACTTCGCCGAAGTGAAGCGGCGCTTCGATCCCCGCAACATTCTCAATCCCGGCAAGATCGTCGATCCCCCGAAAATGGACGACCGTTCGCTGTTCCGCTATCCGCCGGGCTATCGCATCGACGGCTTGCAGACCGAACTGGACTGGTCGGCCTGGCCGGGCGCCGGCGGCGGTTTCCAGGGTGCGGTCGAGATGTGCAACAACAACGGCGCCTGCCGCAAGCTCGAGGGCGGCGTGATGTGCCCGTCCTATCGCGCTACGCGCGACGAGAAGGATGTCACCCGCGGCCGGGCCAACACGCTGCGTCTCGCGATCTCCGGCCAGCTCGGGCCGGATGCGCTGAGTTCGGACGCGATGGCCGACACGCTCGAGCTCTGCGTGTCATGCAAGGCCTGCCGCCACGAATGCCCGACCGGCGTCGACATGGCGAAGATGAAGATCGAGGTGCTGGCCGCACGCGTTAAGAAGCATGGTCTGACGCTGCGCGACCGTCTGGTCGGCTATCTCCCGCATTATGCCGGCCTCGCCGCGAGGATCGCGCCCCTGGCCAATGCACGCAACCAGCGCCCGTGGCTGCGCCGGCTGCTCGAGCGCACGGCGGGGATTAGCGCCAAGCGCGACCTGCCGGCGTGGCGGCGCGATGTGTTCGCCCCCGAGGCAGAAGCCGTCGGCCCCGCCGATGGCCGCGAGGTCGTGCTGTTTGCCGATACGTTCAATCGCGCCTATGAGCGCGAGAACATCGATGCCGCGATCCAGGTGCTGGTCGCCGGCGGTTACCGCGTGCATCTGCCAAAACCGGCCGACGACGGCCGCGCGCTGTGCTGCGGCAGGACCTTTCTGTCCGCCGGGCTTGTCGATCATGCCCGGGCCGAACTCGACCGTCTGGTCGCGACCTACGCGCCGTTCGCCGAGCGCGGTGTACCGATCGTCGGCCTCGAGCCGAGCTGCCTGCTGACCTTGCGCGACGAGTTGCTGTCGCTGCGTTCGGACGATGCGGCGAAGCGCGTCAGTGCGCAGGCACTGCTTTTCGAGGAGTTTCTGGTAAGCGAGGCAGAGGCCGGCCGCCTGCAACTGCCACTGCACGCCATCGCCGACAAAGCGCTGCTGCACGGCCATTGCCACCAAAAATCATTCGGCGCTTTCAAGCCGGTCGAACAGATCCTGCGGTTGATTCCCGGCCTTCAAGTCGAGAGCATCGAATCGAGCTGCTGCGGCATGGCCGGCGCGTTCGGCTACGGCGCCGACACCTATGAGGTCTCGATGCAGATGGCCGAGGCGTCGCTGCTCCCGGCCGTGCGCCGCGCTGACGCCGCCACGCTGATCGTGGCCGACGGCACCTCGTGCCGGCATCAGATCAAGGACGGCGCGTCGCGCCAGGCCATGCACGTCGCGCGCGTGCTGGCGATGAGCCTCGACAGCGCCGCCCCCCGCCCCTAG
- a CDS encoding alpha/beta hydrolase family protein, with amino-acid sequence MKVLVRIAFVLAGAALIWSPASAQQQGPLQVTSGVSYEYLDRWDVNRLNQILTVDTPKFSGIPVTYTPATNAVKLYRVTYSSVVPERDNKPITATGLLAIPDIAGTSFPLVSYQHGTVYGKQEVPSYPEQSPETQLMIAQFAGQGRIVIGADYFGMGASTEPEGYMVKRSHQQATADMLQAGRAVLDQMKLGAPKLYLAGWSQGGFVTMALLEKLESTGVAVVATATASAPVDVSVALNGFLNFPRKNDASWVTTLFILSAFSFENYYGIPGLARALINDDAYEISRKAYQRQPYNAADVPTDLHKLIRPEYFDSQYFAASAYGRLVAAANSYRWVIKTPVRNYFGESDEVISVGLGQLAMTYQRAIGSGNLQVEAVSTGPTTHRGTFATAVPQWKAWFDSK; translated from the coding sequence ATGAAAGTTCTCGTTCGGATCGCCTTCGTGTTGGCGGGCGCAGCGCTCATTTGGTCGCCCGCAAGCGCCCAGCAGCAGGGGCCGTTGCAGGTCACCTCGGGCGTGAGCTACGAATATCTCGATCGCTGGGACGTCAACCGCCTCAATCAGATCCTCACCGTCGATACGCCAAAATTCTCCGGCATTCCGGTGACCTACACGCCTGCGACCAACGCGGTGAAATTGTATCGCGTGACCTATTCATCGGTGGTGCCGGAGCGCGACAACAAGCCGATCACCGCTACCGGGTTGCTCGCGATCCCTGATATTGCGGGCACGTCGTTTCCGCTGGTGTCGTATCAACACGGCACGGTGTACGGCAAGCAGGAGGTGCCGTCCTATCCGGAGCAGTCGCCCGAAACGCAATTGATGATTGCGCAATTCGCGGGGCAGGGCCGCATCGTGATCGGCGCCGATTATTTCGGCATGGGGGCGTCAACCGAGCCGGAAGGCTACATGGTCAAGCGAAGCCACCAGCAGGCGACGGCCGACATGCTGCAGGCCGGCCGTGCCGTGCTCGACCAGATGAAGCTTGGCGCGCCAAAGCTGTATCTCGCCGGCTGGTCGCAGGGCGGCTTCGTCACCATGGCGCTTCTGGAGAAGCTGGAGAGCACCGGCGTGGCTGTCGTGGCCACGGCGACCGCGAGCGCGCCCGTCGATGTCTCCGTGGCGCTGAACGGCTTCCTCAACTTCCCGCGCAAGAACGATGCGAGTTGGGTGACCACGCTGTTCATCCTGTCGGCATTCTCGTTCGAGAATTATTACGGAATTCCCGGGCTGGCGCGCGCGCTGATCAATGACGACGCCTATGAAATTTCCCGCAAGGCCTATCAGCGTCAGCCCTACAATGCCGCCGATGTCCCGACCGACCTGCACAAATTGATCCGCCCCGAATATTTCGATTCGCAGTACTTTGCCGCCTCCGCCTATGGCCGGCTGGTGGCGGCGGCCAATTCGTATCGCTGGGTGATCAAGACCCCGGTGCGCAACTATTTCGGGGAGAGCGACGAGGTCATCAGCGTCGGTCTTGGTCAATTGGCAATGACCTATCAGCGCGCGATCGGCAGCGGCAATCTGCAGGTCGAGGCGGTTTCCACCGGCCCCACCACCCACCGTGGGACATTCGCGACCGCCGTGCCGCAATGGAAGGCGTGGTTCGACAGCAAGTGA
- the nthB gene encoding nitrile hydratase subunit beta has product MDGAHDMGGVAGFGAVQLEPNEPVFHAEWERRVLAMTLAMARPGQWNIDASRFARENRPAEDYLSKSYYQIWLAGIERLMAERGLVAPEEIEAGEPLLPRKDVPVLKADEVPAMLRKGGPTVRPTQAPARFAVGDRVRARMMHPPTHTRLPNYVRGHVGVIELLHGAHVFPDSHAMGQGEQPQWLYTVAFDGRELWGEDGDPTSLISVDAWESYLEPL; this is encoded by the coding sequence ATGGACGGCGCACATGACATGGGCGGCGTGGCCGGCTTCGGCGCGGTTCAGCTCGAGCCGAACGAGCCGGTGTTTCACGCCGAATGGGAACGCCGCGTCCTGGCGATGACACTGGCGATGGCAAGGCCCGGCCAATGGAACATCGACGCCTCGCGCTTTGCCCGCGAAAACCGTCCGGCCGAGGATTATCTGAGCAAGAGCTATTACCAGATATGGCTGGCCGGCATCGAACGTCTGATGGCCGAGCGCGGTCTGGTGGCGCCGGAGGAGATCGAAGCCGGCGAGCCCTTGCTGCCGCGCAAGGACGTTCCGGTGCTGAAGGCCGACGAGGTGCCCGCCATGTTGCGCAAGGGCGGCCCGACGGTGCGTCCGACACAGGCGCCGGCGCGCTTTGCCGTCGGCGACCGCGTCCGCGCCAGAATGATGCATCCGCCGACCCATACGAGGCTGCCGAACTATGTGCGCGGCCATGTCGGCGTGATCGAGCTGCTGCACGGCGCGCATGTGTTTCCCGATAGCCATGCGATGGGGCAGGGCGAACAGCCGCAGTGGCTCTATACCGTGGCGTTCGACGGTCGCGAGCTGTGGGGCGAGGACGGCGATCCGACGAGCTTGATCTCCGTGGACGCCTGGGAATCCTATCTGGAGCCGTTGTGA
- a CDS encoding nitrile hydratase accessory protein, giving the protein MALDPQAAAAAVIAVPGIPRDHDGPVFREPWEAQAFAMAVALHARGLFSWTEWAATLAAEIKRAQAAGDADTGETYYRHWLASLETLVAEKGVASADTLHRYRDAWDHAADRTPHGMPVLLQPDDFHG; this is encoded by the coding sequence ATGGCGCTCGATCCGCAGGCCGCCGCAGCGGCGGTGATCGCGGTGCCCGGCATTCCGCGCGACCACGACGGCCCGGTGTTTCGCGAGCCGTGGGAGGCGCAGGCCTTCGCGATGGCCGTGGCGCTGCATGCGCGCGGGCTGTTCTCCTGGACCGAATGGGCGGCGACACTCGCCGCCGAGATCAAGCGCGCACAGGCCGCGGGCGATGCCGATACCGGCGAGACCTATTACCGGCACTGGCTGGCGTCGCTAGAAACGCTGGTCGCCGAGAAGGGCGTCGCCAGCGCCGACACGCTGCACCGCTATCGCGACGCCTGGGACCACGCCGCCGACCGCACGCCGCACGGCATGCCGGTTCTGCTGCAGCCGGACGATTTTCACGGCTGA
- a CDS encoding glutathione S-transferase family protein: MITLYHCARARSFRPLWTLEEMQLPYELKMLPFPPRALAKEYLAVNPLGTIPLLIDGDTRMTESAAITQYLVSKYGPTPLAVGVDEPDYGAFLNWLHFGEATLTFPQTLVLRYSEMEPEERRQPQVVADYAKWFLARLRVIETLTATSEYLCAGRFTAADISVGYALLLAQRLGLSAQFGPAVTAYWARLQQRDGYLRAVAAENAAGDAQGLARRA; encoded by the coding sequence ATGATCACGCTCTATCACTGCGCTCGCGCGCGCTCGTTCCGACCGTTGTGGACGCTGGAGGAAATGCAGCTTCCCTATGAGCTGAAGATGCTGCCGTTTCCGCCGCGCGCGCTCGCCAAAGAGTATCTGGCGGTCAATCCGCTCGGCACCATTCCGCTGCTGATCGACGGCGACACGCGGATGACGGAATCGGCGGCGATCACCCAATATCTCGTTTCGAAATATGGTCCGACGCCACTCGCGGTCGGCGTCGATGAGCCGGACTACGGCGCCTTCCTGAACTGGCTGCATTTCGGCGAGGCGACGCTGACCTTTCCGCAGACTTTGGTGCTGCGCTATTCCGAGATGGAGCCGGAAGAGCGCCGGCAGCCGCAGGTCGTGGCCGACTACGCCAAATGGTTTCTCGCCCGGCTGCGCGTCATCGAAACGCTGACCGCGACATCGGAATATTTGTGCGCCGGCCGGTTCACCGCGGCCGATATCTCGGTCGGCTACGCGCTACTGCTGGCGCAGCGGCTCGGCCTGTCCGCGCAGTTCGGCCCGGCCGTGACGGCGTACTGGGCGCGGTTGCAGCAGCGCGACGGTTACCTCCGCGCGGTGGCGGCGGAGAATGCCGCCGGCGACGCGCAGGGCTTGGCGCGTCGCGCGTAA
- a CDS encoding GlcG/HbpS family heme-binding protein, with the protein MADLTLAVAQKILDAALAKVVEKKLKPMVITILDARGCVKLSVAQDGTSLMRGEIAHGKAYGALAMGMGSRAIFQRAQEQPYFIAAANTLAKGAMIPVPGGVLFHDAAGALLGAVGISGDTSDNDEICAIAGIETAGLKANAG; encoded by the coding sequence ATGGCCGACCTGACCCTCGCTGTTGCCCAAAAGATCCTCGACGCCGCTCTCGCCAAGGTGGTCGAGAAGAAGCTGAAGCCGATGGTCATCACCATTCTCGACGCGCGCGGCTGCGTGAAACTGTCGGTCGCCCAGGACGGCACCAGCCTGATGCGGGGCGAGATCGCCCACGGCAAGGCCTATGGCGCCCTCGCAATGGGCATGGGCTCGCGCGCAATCTTCCAGCGCGCGCAGGAGCAGCCTTATTTCATTGCCGCCGCCAACACGCTCGCCAAAGGCGCGATGATCCCGGTGCCCGGCGGCGTGCTGTTTCACGATGCCGCGGGCGCGCTGCTCGGCGCGGTCGGCATCTCCGGCGACACCTCGGACAATGACGAGATCTGTGCAATCGCCGGCATCGAAACGGCCGGCCTGAAAGCAAACGCCGGCTGA
- a CDS encoding aldolase/citrate lyase family protein, with the protein MDAADEIAAIDGVDCLFVGPSDLAATLGHFGNPGHPDVQAAMQRIFEAAARHGKSSGILAPVEADARHYLELGVTFVGVGSDLGAFRGATQALHDKYL; encoded by the coding sequence TTGGATGCGGCCGACGAGATCGCCGCGATCGACGGGGTGGATTGCCTGTTCGTCGGGCCGTCCGATCTGGCCGCCACGCTCGGCCATTTCGGCAATCCCGGACATCCCGACGTGCAGGCTGCGATGCAGCGCATATTTGAGGCGGCTGCCCGTCATGGCAAGTCGAGCGGCATTCTCGCGCCTGTCGAAGCCGATGCCCGCCACTATCTGGAACTGGGCGTCACATTTGTCGGCGTCGGCAGCGACTTAGGCGCGTTCCGCGGTGCCACCCAGGCGCTGCACGACAAATATCTCTGA